The window GCCAGCGTTCGTTCTGAGCCAGGATCAAACTCTCCATCCGAACTCTGTATAAATCTTTTTATCACATATCGACCTTATTCTGTTGTCAAACATCATGGGAACCTTGCGGCTCCGGAGAATTTAAAACCCCTTTGCAGGGGAGGATTAACTTACCCGATTCCCTTTCGAAAGTCAAGAAGTTTTTTTCAACTTTCTTTTTCCTTCCGTCCGGCCTTTCGAGCTTCCCGCTCTTTCAAGCGGCTGGTGAATCTATCAAATCTGCTCACCGTTGTCAATCTCTTTTTTTTAAAATCTAACATCTTTCTTTCAAGTCCCTTTCAAAACCTTTCGGCTTTCATCGGGCTGGTGAATCTATCAAATCCGTTCACCGTTGTCAACATCTTTTTTCAACTTTTTTCTCAGGCTTTTTTCAAGTTATTCAAAACCGGATATTTCGCCTTCGGAACCAAGTCTGAAAAATCAGTTTTCTAACAACATTTTCGCCTTCCTGCTCTTTCCCGTTCAGGGTGTCGCTCTCAGGCGGAGGTGAGTTATAACCAATCCGGCAGAGTAAGTCAATCACTTATTTTACTTTTTTGCGATTATTTTTTAACAGCTACGTAAATAGCTAATAGTTAAGAAATGAGATTGCTTCGCCCATATGGGCTCGCAAAGACAAATGCATGTCTCTGCGAGGGTTAAGCCCGAAGCAGTCTCATCTTTATATTATTAAGCTCTACCTGCCGAACCGAGAACATTCTCGTTCTTGGCGGCATACATTTTAACAAGTTCCGCTCTTGCGGGTTTCAGATACTCTCTGGGATCGAACTTAGACGGGTTCTGCGCCATAAACTCCCTTATCTTGGCAGTGAATGCCAGTCGTCCGTCGGAGTCGATATTTATCTTGCAGACTGCGCTTGCGGCGGCCTTGCGAAGCTGTTCTTCGGGTATACCGACAGCATTGTCCATCTTTCCGCCGTACTGGTTGATCATTTCAACATAAGCGGGAAGGACACTGGATGCGCCGTGGAGAACTATGGGGAAACCGGGTATTCTGCGCTCACACTCCTCAAGGATATCGAAACGGAGAGGAGGAACTGATTCACCGGGCTTAACTTTGAACTTATATGCTCCGTGGGACGTACCTATAGATATGGCAAGTGAATCCACGCCTGTTCTCTCAACGAACTCAACCACCTGATCAGGGTTGGTGTACGTTGAGTGCTCTGCGGATACCTCATCCTCTATACCTGCCAGAACACCAAGCTCGCCTTCAACAGTCACATCGAACTGGCGGGCGTACTCAACCACTTTCTTTGTAAGGGCAACGTTATCCTCGAAAGAATGGTGAGAGCCGTCGATCATGACGCTGGAGAAACCGAAGTCCACGCAGCTCTTGCATGTTTCGAAGGTGTCGCCGTGGTCAAGGTGGAGAGCTATCGGTATCTCACAGCCCAGCTCTTTTGCATAGGCGACTGCGCCCATGGCCATGTAGCGGAGCATGGTTGCATTCGCATAGTCCCTTGCGCCTTTTGAAACCTGAAGGATAACAGGAGATTTCGTCTGAACACAGGCGGTGATTATCGCCTGAAGCTGTTCAAGGTTATTAAAGTTATAGGCCGGCACGGCATATTTTCCTGCCATTGCCTTTGCGAACATCTCCTTTGTGTTCACAAGCCCCAGTTCTCTGTAGCTGACTGCCATTATTCACTCCTTATATAAACATACTGAGCGACATAGATATCTCGTCCATCTTGACCCTTGCTGCGTCCGTGTTGGAGTAGCTGCATGAGGGGACAACTATGCCGTAGAATTTGAAGCCGAATATATTGCAGAAGCCTTTCATCCAGTCCAGAGTGGGCTGACCGTGGCTTCTGTTGGGAGAGCCCTGAGTGAGGATGAAGAAGAATTTCTTCGTTCCCTCAAAGGTCGGGCGGCCGCTTTTGTTCAGCAGGACATGGAACCTGTCCAGAAACATCTTCGCCGTTCCGCTGATGAAGCTGAAATAGTTGGGAGATATGAATATGATAAGGTCGCTTTTAAGAAGGGTTTCGAAAGATTCTCTGAGTCCTTCCTCCACCATTTCGGGACGGAAAGCCGGAGCTTCCCTGAATTTATTCTCGTATTCGTGTTCAAATTTCAGAGAGGACAGCTCAATGAGCCTGCTTCCTTCATACTTTTTGAACAACGCATCCGCTATAAACGCAGAATTGCCGTCGGATTTCACCGCAGCATTAAAAATAACAGTATTCATAACTTCACCCCGCTCTATTTTACCCGCAACAAAGTGCCGTTTCAACAAATAATATTGACAACACGCTATTTACATTCATAATCCGCTCATGGAAGAAATACTGAATTCAATATCCAGCGCAGGGATCAAAACCGCCCCTGAGAAACAGGCCGACATAACCGCCCTGCCCTCTTATAAGGGCAACTTCGGGTTTTACCACGTTAAGGGCGAAGACTGGGAAACAGTCATTATTAAAGGCGTGTTCAAGGACAATCTGCGCAACATAAAAGGCAAGTGCATGATCCCCGACAGGAAGATGAACGAGCTGGCACAGATGCTTTCCGATGTTGAACGCTGTCTGCGCAAACCTGCCTCAGTTCAGGTGTGTTTTGATGATGACAGCTTCTTCGTATGCGCTGCCGAAGAGGGAAGCTATACAAAGCTGGCTTATGATTCAAGGGATTTCACCATCAGATTCCCGCTGACACCCGTTGAGGAATCGCTGGGACGCTCATCCTCCATCAGCGAAAAGTACCTCTTTGCAAGGTCGCCCTTCGCATCAATGTTCGGAGAGATTCTCAGCCCCTACGCCTATTCGCTGTTCGAAGCGATGCCCGACGTCTTCTCCCCGCTCTTCATGAGTGCTGACATCAAGACCCATTCGCCGTCGGTTAAGACAATTTTCGGCAGAGTTCTCATGAATTCCAAAAATATTGAGACCATAATGTCGGCGTTTTACACCAAGCCGGATTTTTTCTATCTGAATTATCTGCCGTCAATATATAAGTCCATAAAAAAACCTGTGATGGAAGTTCCAAAAATATCTGTTCTGAAACTGGCCGAGGATGAACTTAAAAACACAATTGATGATATAGACAGGGTCACAGACAGCCTTGACGAAGCGGCTCTGTTCAACAACGAGTTTCTCGAAGTGCCTATGCTGGGCGTAATGGCCTGGGAAA of the Seleniivibrio woodruffii genome contains:
- a CDS encoding class II fructose-bisphosphate aldolase yields the protein MAVSYRELGLVNTKEMFAKAMAGKYAVPAYNFNNLEQLQAIITACVQTKSPVILQVSKGARDYANATMLRYMAMGAVAYAKELGCEIPIALHLDHGDTFETCKSCVDFGFSSVMIDGSHHSFEDNVALTKKVVEYARQFDVTVEGELGVLAGIEDEVSAEHSTYTNPDQVVEFVERTGVDSLAISIGTSHGAYKFKVKPGESVPPLRFDILEECERRIPGFPIVLHGASSVLPAYVEMINQYGGKMDNAVGIPEEQLRKAAASAVCKINIDSDGRLAFTAKIREFMAQNPSKFDPREYLKPARAELVKMYAAKNENVLGSAGRA
- a CDS encoding flavodoxin family protein — its product is MNTVIFNAAVKSDGNSAFIADALFKKYEGSRLIELSSLKFEHEYENKFREAPAFRPEMVEEGLRESFETLLKSDLIIFISPNYFSFISGTAKMFLDRFHVLLNKSGRPTFEGTKKFFFILTQGSPNRSHGQPTLDWMKGFCNIFGFKFYGIVVPSCSYSNTDAARVKMDEISMSLSMFI